The window GATGCCAAAACTCTGGTTGACGGAGTTCCTGCGCCGGTTAAGGAAGGTATTGCCAAAGATGAGGCAGAAAAAATAAAGACCCAGCTTGAAGAAGCCGGAGCCCAGGTTGAATTAAAATAACTAGCCGATAGATAAATTGGTGACCCAGAATTTCAACCTAAATATTTGGAGATGCTATGTCGGAAAGTCTTTTAGCGAGTAAGCGAATAAGGAAAAACTTCAGCAAAATACGGAAGATCATTGAGATTCCAAATCTTATAAGTATGCAAATGGAATCATTCAAACGTTTTATGCAAATGGATGTCCCTCCTGAAAAGCGTAAGGATATTGGATTGCAGTCTGTATTCAAGTCTGTGTTCCCGATAAAAGACTTTACCGGAAGCGCTTCCCTTGAATTTGTATCTTACAGGCTGTGCGACATTAAGCATAGTATAGAGGAATGTGTCCATAGGGGTATGAGTTATGAAATACCCATGCGTATTACTGCAAGGCTTGTTGTGTATGATATTGATAAGGAGGCTCAAACTTCCAATATCCGCGATATAAAGGAGCAGGAGATATACTTTGGTACCATTCCCTTGATGACGGAAAAGGGTACATTTGTCATTAATGGAACTGAGCGGGTTATAGTAAGCCAGCTTCACCGGTCATCCGGTGTTTTTTTCGATCACGACAAAGGTAAGACACATGCCAGCGGCAAGATAATATATACCTCTAGAATCATTCCTGTACGTGGTTCCTGGATTGATATGGAAATAGATCATAAAGGTATAGTTTATATCAGGATTGACAGACGACGTAAATTTCCTATTACAATGCTCTTCAAGTCCTTTGGCTACTCTTCCGAAGATATTCTTGCTTATTTCTATAAAACTGAAAAGATTATTTTGCGTGGCAAAAGTTATTTCAAGGAATTCAAGAGCGCAAGCAGATTTGTTCAGGATAGCCTTAAGGGTCAGCGTGCTGCCCGGGATATCAAATGCTCTAAAACCGGAGAGGTTATTGTAAAAAAAGGCCGAATAATAACCCAGCGTTCAGTTAAGCTAATGAAATCGCTGGACATAGAAAGTATTGCGATAGATGTTGAATATGTTTTGGGCAGGGTATTTGCATCGACAATACATAATCCAGATACAGGAAGTCCTATCGTCAAATGCAATGAAACTGTTGATGATGAAGCTTTGAAAAAGTTGAAAGATGCCGGTATAAATCAATTTGAGCTGCTTTTTATTGATGGCGTGCGCTATAGTGATTCCATATGCAGGACACTTTTGCTGGATATGGTTGAAAAAAGAGAGGAGGCGCTGGTTGAAATATACAGAAGGCTTAGGCCAGGGAACCCTCCTGTTCCCGAGGTAGCCCAGGAGTTTCTTGACAATCTGTTTTTCAAGTCAACCTATTATGATCTTTCAGGTGTGGGGCGTATGAAGATTAATCTGCGCCTTGGCATTAACACTTCGATTGATTTAAGGATATTAAGAAAAGAGGATATACTTCTTACGGCAAAAACTCTTATAGAGCTCAGGGATACCAAAGGTGCTGTTGATGATATTGATCATCTTGGAAATAGGCGGGTACGAGCGGTAGGCGAACTTCTTGAAAATCAGTATCGTATCGGACTGGTCCGTATGGAACGGGCAATTAAAGAGAGGATGAGCCTGCAGGAGGTTGACGCTCTTATGCCTCATGACCTTGTCAATTCAAAACCGGTTTCCGCTGTTGTTAAAGAGTTTTTCGGAACAAGCCAGCTTAGCCAGTTTATGGATCAGACCAACCTTATTTCAGAAATGACTCATAAACGACGTCTTAGCGCTCTTGGACCAGGCGGGCTGACTCGTGAACGCGCTGGTTTTGAAGTTAGGGATGTGCATCCATCCCATTACGGGAGAATCTGCCCTATTGAAACCCCGGAAGGCCCCAATATCGGCCTTATTGTTTCTCTTAGCATCTATGCCAGAGTTAATGAATATGGATTTATTGAAACACCATACAGCGTTGTTAAAGATGCTACTGTAACTGATGATGTCAGGTTTCTTACCGCCTTTGAAGAAAAGGAACATCCAATTGCGCAGGGCAATGCTCCTCTTGATAAAAAAAGGAAGTTTATTAACCCGCTTGTAACATCACGCGTGGCGGGTGAGTTTATGATGATTAAAAAGGAAGATATTGAGTTGATGGATGTCTCTCCCAACCAGTTGGTAAGCGTATCTGCATCACTTATTCCTTTTCTGGAAAATGATGATGCAAACAGAGCGTTAATGGGGTCAAACATGCAGCGTCAGGCAGTGCCTTTACTTGTTAGCCAGGCTCCTTTGGTCGGGACAGGAATTGAGGGGGTGGCTGCAAAGGATTCAGGTGTAACAATAGTTGCTAAGAGGGACGGTATTGTTGTTGACGTGGATGCTTCTCGTATAGTTGTAAAACATGATTGCCCCGGTTCTTCTGATAATGACTGCCAAAAGCCCGTTACTGTTTATAGCCTTTCAAAATTTATACGTTCCAATCAGAATACATGCTTTAACCACCGGCCGATTATCAGAAAAGGTCAAAAAGTAAAAGCCGGAGACATAATTGCGGACGGACCCGCAACAGATAAAGGTGAGCTAGCGCTTGGCAAGAATGTAACAGTGGCTTTTATGCCGTGGGATGGTTATAATTTTGAGGATTCCATCCTTCTCAATGAAAGACTTGTAAGGGACGGAATATATACATCGGTTCACATTGAAGAATTTGAAATTGTAGCGAGGGATACCAAACTTGGGAAAGAGGATATTACACGTGACATCCCTAATGTCGGAGATGAAGCGCTAAAGAACCTGGATGAAAGTGGCATCATAAGGCTTGGCGCTGAAGTCAGTCAGGGAGATATCCTGGTGGGTAAGATTACTCCAAAGGGTGAATCTCAGCTTTCTCCTGAAGAAAAGCTGTTGCGCGCCATATTTGGTGAAAAAGCCGGAGATGTTAAGGATACCTCTCTGAGGGTGCCTCCGGGAGTCGAAGGAATAGTTGTTGATGCCAAGGTGTTTTCGAGACGAGGCACTGAAAAAGATGCGCGTACTTCCATGATCGAAGACATGGAAACCGCTTCTCTTAAAAGAGACAGAGATGATGAACTTAGAGTGATTGACGATGTGGTTCATAGTCGTCTTGAAAAATTACTTATAGGCCGGATATGCTCATCACAATTAAAGAAGAATCGAAAGGTATTGATTGAAAAGGATGTAAAGATAGATTCAGGTATGCTTGCCGGGATACCTGTTTCTCATCTTGAAGGGATTGTTTTAAAAGATCCAAAACGCACTGAGCAGGTACATGATGTTCTGAAGATGTATAGACATCAATGCGAACTTTGCAGGGAGGTTTTTGAGCAGCGGGTTGGTCGATTTGAAAAAGGTGATGATCTTCTTCCAGGTATTATTAAGATGGTCAAGGTTTATGTGGCTATAAAACGGAAGCTTTCGGTTGGTGACAAGATGGCGGGTCGCCACGGCAATAAGGGGGTTGTCTCTAAGATTCTTCCTCAGGAAGACGCCCCTTACTTTAGTGATGGAACTCCTGTTGATATGGTGCTTAATCCGTTGGGTGTTCCTTCCAGGATGAATGTCGGGCAGATCCTGGAAATTCACCTTGGTTATGCCGCGCAGGGCCTTGGTGATCAAATCAACAAACTGGTTGAGGAACAAAAAATCAAAGCCCTTAGAGAAAAAATGAAACAGATATTTTCGGCCCAGACAGAATGGAAGATGATTGAGAGCTTGTCCGATAAGGAGCTATCCTGTTTTGCAGAGGAGTATAAAAATGGTGTTCACATGGCAACACCGGTTTTTGATGGCGCAAATGAGGATGAAATCAAGGCTCTTCTGGATGAGGCCGGACTGAGTACATCCGGTCAGGTTACATTGTATGATGGCCGCACAGGAAAGCCTTTTAATGAAAAGATTACTGTTGGAGCAATGTATATGATGAAACTTCATCATCTTGTTGATGACAAGATGCATGCAAGATCCATCGGGCCTTATTCACTTGTAACCCAGCAGCCTCTGGGAGGAAAGGCCCAGTTTGGAGGTCAGCGACTTGGTGAAATGGAGGTTTGGGCAATGGAGGCTTATGGAGCCGCTTATGCGCTGCAGGAGTTTATTACGGTTAAGTCTGATGACATGGCAGGAAGAACACGCATGTATGAAAAGATTGTAAAAGGTCAAAACGTACTGGAGCCCGGTCTGCCTGAGTCTTTTAAGGTTTTGACAAAAGAGTTGCAGAGTTTGGGCCTGGATATAACCCTTCTGGAAGAAAAACAGTAAAACACAATTTTTAACACCCGACACGTTTCGTAAAAGTGATTTTTTAACTCTTTATGAGTTCATTATAATTAGGAAATATAAAATGGAAACTCTATACGATTTTTTTGCTAAGCCTGTTAATCCAAAACATTATACAGGTATTAAGATTGGGCTGGCATCGCCGGAGCAGATTCTAAAATGGTCGAACGGAGAGATTAAAAAGCCGGAGACAGTCAATTATCGTACATTTAAACCGGAACGAGATGGTCTTTTCTGCGCAAAGATTTTTGGCCCTACTAAGGACTATGAATGCAACTGCGGCAAGTATAAACGCATGAAACACAGGGGTGTTATTTGTGAAAAGTGCGGAGTGGAGGTTATTCAGTCCAAAGTGCGAAGAGAGCGTATGGCGCATATCAAACTTGCCACCCCTTGCGCACATATATGGTTTTTAAAAAGTCTTCCAAGCAAGATCGGCAATCTGCTGGATCTTACCCTTAAAAGTATTGAAAAGGTTCTTTATTTTGATAACTATATTGTTATTGATCCAAAGGATACGGGTTTAACCCGTGGCGAGCTTTTATCGGAAGATAAATATCATGAAGCTCTTGAGACTTATGAGGCAAAATTTGAAGCAGGCATAGGGGCTGAGGCTGTAAAGGAACTTTTGAAAAGAATAAATCTTGATGAAGAATATAAAAAGCTGAGGGAAGATATTAGCGCCACGAGTTCAGTTCTAAAGCGTCAAAAACTTGCCAAACGGCTCAAGATAGTCGATTCTTTCAGGCGATCAGGATTGGACCCTGCTTGGATGATAATGGATGTTATTCCCGTTCTTCCTCCTGATTTGCGCCCATTGGTCCCTCTTGAGGGTGGTAGATTTGCCACATCTGATCTAAATGACCTTTATCGCAGGGTTATTAACCGAAATAATCGTTTAAAACGCCTGATTGACTTAAACGCCCCGGATATTATTGTTCGAAATGAAAAAAGGATGCTTCAGGAATCGGTTGATGTCCTCTTTGATAACGGCCGGCATGGCAGAGTTATTACAGGGACCAACAAGCGTCCATTAAAATCTCTTAGCGATACTTTAAAGGGAAAGCAGGGCCGTTTTCGCCAGAATTTGCTTGGGAAGAGGGTAGATTATTCCGGCCGTACGGTTATAACAATTGGACCGAATCTCAGGCTTCACCAGTGCGGCCTGCCAAAAAAGATGGCACTTGAGTTGTTCAAGCCTTTTGTTTATTGTCGCCTTGAGCAGAAAGAGCTTGTTTCCACGGTAAAGAGCGCTAAGAAGATGGTAGAACGCGAGATTCCGGAAGTTTGGGACACACTGGATGAGGTGGTTAAGGAGTATCCGGTTATGCTTAACCGTGCTCCTACGCTCCATCGGTTGGGTATTCAGGCCTTTGAGCCTATCCTGATTGAAGGTAAGGCTATTCAGCTGCACCCTCTGGTTTGCACCGCATTTAATGCTGACTTTGACGGAGATCAAATGGCTGTTCATGTGCCTCTTTCTGTAGAAGCGCAAATAGAGGCTAGAGCTTTAATGCTGTCCAGTAATAACATTCTTTCTCCTGCAAGTGGAAGTCCGATTATTATTCCAAGCCAGGATATTGTTCTCGGCATCTATTATATGACAAGAGAGATAGGTGGAGTTAAAGGGGAGGGCAAGATTTTTGCCGATCCTGATGAGGTTAGGTCCGCATATGATTCAAAAGCGGTTGATCTTCATGCCAAAATTGTTGTTCGGATAGGCGGGGAAAGGGTAGAAACAACAGTGGGACGTATTCTGCTGTGGGAAATCATGCCTCAGGATAACATTTTGTCGATAAGACATATCATGGTTTCTTCCGAGGATGAAATAAAGCTTGTGCTTAAAAAGATAAACTCAGGTGCCATTTTTGCGGATATGGTTAATAAGTATTCTCAAAGTCTTGACAAGGAAAATGATGGGATCCTCGGCTTACTTGCAAAAGATGAGTTTAAGAGGACGTTTGATATAAAAGAGGCCGAAGTTGATGCGGTTTTTTCTCTTGCACCCGGGAAAATCAGCGACATAATATTTGCCAACGACGGTTATCATATTTTTGAAATAATCAGCAAACGTCCGGAGATACCTTTTTATACAGTCAACAAGGTGATGAATAAAAAAGCGTTAAGCGATCTTGTTGATTATGTGTACAGGAGTCGCGGGGCAAAGGCTACGGTCATCCTTTCCGACAGATTGAAAGATATTGGCTACAGATACTCAACAAAAGGGGGTCTTTCTATTTCGATTGACGATATGATTATTCCAGAAGCTAAATGGAATATTCTAAAAAAAGCGGAAAAGCAGGTCAGCGAGATGAAAGGGCAGTATACTGAAGGTTTAATAACCCAGGGTGAAAAATATAATAAGGTCGTGGATATATGGGCAAAGGCGACGGATGATGTGGCTGATGAGATGATGAAATCCATGAAGATGGCCTCGACAATCGATAAGAAAGGAGCCCCGGTTTTTGATAAAAAGGGAAAGCAGGTTGCCAGGGAAGGTTTCAACTCAATATATATGATGGCTGATTCAGGCGCCAGAGGCAGTAAGGATCAGATGCGCCAGTTGGCAGGTATGCGCGGCCTTATGGCAAAGCCCTCGGGTGAGATTATTGAAACTCCTATTACAGCTAATTTCAGGGAAGGACTTTCCGTGCTTCAATATTTTATTTCAACCCATGGTGCCAGGAAGGGTCTCGCAGATACAGCGTTAAAGACGGCAAACTCAGGATATCTTACAAGGCGGCTTGCAGATGTTGCTCAAGACTGTGTTGTATCTGAAGATGATTGCGGGACCATGTTGGGGGTTGAGGTTGAAGCCCTAATGGAGGGAGGAGAAGTTATCCAGCGTA of the Anaerolineae bacterium genome contains:
- the rpoC gene encoding DNA-directed RNA polymerase subunit beta', which encodes METLYDFFAKPVNPKHYTGIKIGLASPEQILKWSNGEIKKPETVNYRTFKPERDGLFCAKIFGPTKDYECNCGKYKRMKHRGVICEKCGVEVIQSKVRRERMAHIKLATPCAHIWFLKSLPSKIGNLLDLTLKSIEKVLYFDNYIVIDPKDTGLTRGELLSEDKYHEALETYEAKFEAGIGAEAVKELLKRINLDEEYKKLREDISATSSVLKRQKLAKRLKIVDSFRRSGLDPAWMIMDVIPVLPPDLRPLVPLEGGRFATSDLNDLYRRVINRNNRLKRLIDLNAPDIIVRNEKRMLQESVDVLFDNGRHGRVITGTNKRPLKSLSDTLKGKQGRFRQNLLGKRVDYSGRTVITIGPNLRLHQCGLPKKMALELFKPFVYCRLEQKELVSTVKSAKKMVEREIPEVWDTLDEVVKEYPVMLNRAPTLHRLGIQAFEPILIEGKAIQLHPLVCTAFNADFDGDQMAVHVPLSVEAQIEARALMLSSNNILSPASGSPIIIPSQDIVLGIYYMTREIGGVKGEGKIFADPDEVRSAYDSKAVDLHAKIVVRIGGERVETTVGRILLWEIMPQDNILSIRHIMVSSEDEIKLVLKKINSGAIFADMVNKYSQSLDKENDGILGLLAKDEFKRTFDIKEAEVDAVFSLAPGKISDIIFANDGYHIFEIISKRPEIPFYTVNKVMNKKALSDLVDYVYRSRGAKATVILSDRLKDIGYRYSTKGGLSISIDDMIIPEAKWNILKKAEKQVSEMKGQYTEGLITQGEKYNKVVDIWAKATDDVADEMMKSMKMASTIDKKGAPVFDKKGKQVAREGFNSIYMMADSGARGSKDQMRQLAGMRGLMAKPSGEIIETPITANFREGLSVLQYFISTHGARKGLADTALKTANSGYLTRRLADVAQDCVVSEDDCGTMLGVEVEALMEGGEVIQRIGERILGRIAMEDVRDPFTDEVLVKNGAEFNEPLVQRIEEAGLTKVKIRSVLTCKSERGVCTKCYGRDLSHGRTVEIGQAVGIMAAQSIGEPGTQLTMRTFHIGGTASRRAEQADIKARVSGTIKYVDLNVVKNDENEFVVMDRRGGEFAIIGDKGRERERFPVIYGAHLVVRDGQKVKAGDLLTKWDPYTTPIITEIDGIIKFGDIVPGKTMQEKVDPVTGKSSRMIIESKSTDEVPRISIKDKSGKTGKLSISKGVARYLLPVNAILLVDEGDEVKAGTVLAKLPRATTKTKDITGGLPRVAELFEVRKPKEIAVLSEIDGYVSISKSTKKDKQKVTITPLDAGDIKEYLIQRGKHINVFEGDFIRAGEPIISGAAIPQDILNIKGEIALARYLVDEVQEVYRLQGVRINDKHIEVIVQQMMRRVKVVDAGDTDLVAEEQMEKTKFEEVNRAVVEKGGKPAVAEALILGITKASLSTDSFISAASFQETTKVLTNASIAGTVDHLRGLKENVIMGRIIPAGTGIYLYNDVAVDQKTSLTG
- the rpoB gene encoding DNA-directed RNA polymerase subunit beta — translated: MSESLLASKRIRKNFSKIRKIIEIPNLISMQMESFKRFMQMDVPPEKRKDIGLQSVFKSVFPIKDFTGSASLEFVSYRLCDIKHSIEECVHRGMSYEIPMRITARLVVYDIDKEAQTSNIRDIKEQEIYFGTIPLMTEKGTFVINGTERVIVSQLHRSSGVFFDHDKGKTHASGKIIYTSRIIPVRGSWIDMEIDHKGIVYIRIDRRRKFPITMLFKSFGYSSEDILAYFYKTEKIILRGKSYFKEFKSASRFVQDSLKGQRAARDIKCSKTGEVIVKKGRIITQRSVKLMKSLDIESIAIDVEYVLGRVFASTIHNPDTGSPIVKCNETVDDEALKKLKDAGINQFELLFIDGVRYSDSICRTLLLDMVEKREEALVEIYRRLRPGNPPVPEVAQEFLDNLFFKSTYYDLSGVGRMKINLRLGINTSIDLRILRKEDILLTAKTLIELRDTKGAVDDIDHLGNRRVRAVGELLENQYRIGLVRMERAIKERMSLQEVDALMPHDLVNSKPVSAVVKEFFGTSQLSQFMDQTNLISEMTHKRRLSALGPGGLTRERAGFEVRDVHPSHYGRICPIETPEGPNIGLIVSLSIYARVNEYGFIETPYSVVKDATVTDDVRFLTAFEEKEHPIAQGNAPLDKKRKFINPLVTSRVAGEFMMIKKEDIELMDVSPNQLVSVSASLIPFLENDDANRALMGSNMQRQAVPLLVSQAPLVGTGIEGVAAKDSGVTIVAKRDGIVVDVDASRIVVKHDCPGSSDNDCQKPVTVYSLSKFIRSNQNTCFNHRPIIRKGQKVKAGDIIADGPATDKGELALGKNVTVAFMPWDGYNFEDSILLNERLVRDGIYTSVHIEEFEIVARDTKLGKEDITRDIPNVGDEALKNLDESGIIRLGAEVSQGDILVGKITPKGESQLSPEEKLLRAIFGEKAGDVKDTSLRVPPGVEGIVVDAKVFSRRGTEKDARTSMIEDMETASLKRDRDDELRVIDDVVHSRLEKLLIGRICSSQLKKNRKVLIEKDVKIDSGMLAGIPVSHLEGIVLKDPKRTEQVHDVLKMYRHQCELCREVFEQRVGRFEKGDDLLPGIIKMVKVYVAIKRKLSVGDKMAGRHGNKGVVSKILPQEDAPYFSDGTPVDMVLNPLGVPSRMNVGQILEIHLGYAAQGLGDQINKLVEEQKIKALREKMKQIFSAQTEWKMIESLSDKELSCFAEEYKNGVHMATPVFDGANEDEIKALLDEAGLSTSGQVTLYDGRTGKPFNEKITVGAMYMMKLHHLVDDKMHARSIGPYSLVTQQPLGGKAQFGGQRLGEMEVWAMEAYGAAYALQEFITVKSDDMAGRTRMYEKIVKGQNVLEPGLPESFKVLTKELQSLGLDITLLEEKQ